The Elaeis guineensis isolate ETL-2024a chromosome 12, EG11, whole genome shotgun sequence sequence tttttaaaaaaattaaaattaaaatttttatttttttctcattttttctcattttttttaattttatgttttacttttttaattttttaaagtatttttttGGATATTAATAATTTGAACTGcaaatagtaatttgaaatgatattttttatttgaattaaagttaaaatttttatcttttttaaaattttaattaataattttttctcattttttttgtattttttcaattttcttatagcatttttttattttttttaaatttacattaaaattttaattttttttataatttaaaattataattataattttttctcatttttatcatttttttctatttttatggtattttttttaggtagtttttttctttgtttggaatattttttaaaaaaattaatttgaaatggagaaagtaatttgcaatgatattttttatttaaattaaaattaaaatttttatttttttaaatttaaaattataatttttattttttttatttttttatttttatgatattttttatttttttatttttttaagatatattttttaaagatattttttaaaaaaattaatttcaaaattaattaatttgaaatggggaaagtaatttgaaatgatgttttttatttgaattaaaattaaaatttttatttttttaaatttaaaattataatttttattttttttcatttattctattttattgtatttttaaattttttaattttttcatatttttttggatattttttaaaaaattttaattttaaacgaaaaaaataatttgaaatgatgttttttatttgaattagaattaaaatttttatttttttaaattcatttaaaattataatttttattttttttctcatttctttctcatttattattttttatggtatttttaatttttttaattttttaagtttttttgaatatttttttaaaaaatttaattttaaatgaaaaaaataatttaaaataatattttttatttgaattaaaattaaaatttttatttcttaaaatttaaaattataatttttatttttttctcatttttccttcttttatgatatttttttaaaaaaattaatttgaaaagaggattgtaatttaaaatgatgatttttatttgaattaaaatttttattttttttaaattaaaatttaaaatttttatttttttaattttttatgatattttttatttttttttatactagTTTTTTTaggttatttttttaaaaagataatttgaaatagagacactaatttgaaatgatgatttttattttaatcaaaatttaaatttttatttttttataaatttaaaattataatttttataatttttattttttatttttttgttgaaaaaaataaaatcgtcaaatcaaatagtattttttaaaaaatattatttgaaatgatattttttaaaacatcatttcaaataatattttttaaaaaatattatttgatttgatgattttattttattttttttatccacGTGAAAAATTGGATGGAATAGAATGGTGATGCGGCAATCATAAAACATCGTTTTGAATGATGTTTTAGGCTGTttgtattattttgataaataaattaaaaattaaataatttaaataaataattttttttttaaaattaatcaggTAAAGCACTCTTTCACAACCACCGCAAAATCTTTTCTGCCCTAAATCTATTCCCGGGTCTCCACACGAGTTTTGCGGCCTGGCAGTAGGGTTTTAGCCCGCCGAAGCCTCTCTCTATTGAAACCCTTCCTACGAGAGCTCTCAATCTCTCTCGCCAGTCGTCTCGTTTCTGTTCTCCAGTTTGATCTCCAAATGCCAACCTTCTCCTCCTCCATGATGAAACCATAGCCGCTCCCAGCCTCTCCTTCCGCGGATGCTGAGTTACCACCGATCCAAATCGCTCCTCAAATGGCCATTAGGGATCCCAAAGATCGCATCTTTCTTTGAGGAGAACCCACCTATCACTCCCAatgcccctctcttcttctcctctgccACTGCTGCACTAATTCGAGGAAGCCCTTCCAGTATCGAAGCAAAACCCAGCTCCAATTCTGGTGGCTTGACTTCTCTTGAGGTGGCAGAGACTTTACAAAGAATGGCACGGAAGCCTGACATCGCGCTCACCTACTTCAACGACAGCAAGGTGCACGGGTTCCGCCACGACATATCCACCTACTCGGCGATCGTCCGCATTCTATGCAAGTTGGGTCGCAAGAAGACGTTGATTTCTCTGTTCTCTGAATTGATCTTGTTGAACGGAGACCTGGGAATTGAAGTTTCAGCACTCTTCGCCGCCCTTGCTCGGGGATCAAATGGCTCGGATTCCTTGGTTTGTGTGTTTGATGCGCTGATCAAGGCCTACTCAAACTGTGGGAAGCCCCAAGAGGCCATTGATGCATTCTTTGAGCTCAGTAAGCTGAGTTTTGTCCCAAAGGTGAGATCTTGCCATTTCCTTATGAATTTTGTAGCTAAAGATGGCGACTTGGAGATGGTGATGGCAGTTTATAGTCAGATGAAGAGACTTGGAATGAGACCGGATGCATATACGTTCACTATAGTGATAAAAGCTCTCTGCCGATCAGGGGAATTAGACCAAGCTCTCGATGTTCTGAGGGAAATGAAGGAAACGGGAATAAAGCCTGATGTGATCACTTATACCACATTTATAGAAGGCATGTGTGCCCGTGGGAAATCAGATTTAGGCTATGCAATACTTAAAGAAATTGCGAGAGAGGGTGTCCATGTGGATGCTATTGCTTATAATAAGGTGATTAATGGGTTGTGTAAAGAAATGAGACTACAGGAGGCTGAAAAGCTATTAGAGGATATGGCAAGGCAAAATGTGCTTCCAGATGCATGTAGTTATGGCTGTCTTATCCAGGGATACTGTGGAACTGGCAACCTTGTAAAAGCATTATATCTTTATGAAGAGATGGTGTCAAAGGGTATCGGAACAAATTCCATCATTGTGAGTTTTGTCCTTCAATGCTTATGCAAGTTAGGCATGGCTTTTGAAGCAGGGGAGTACTTCCAGAGATTTAAGGACTCGGGGCTTTGCCTTGACGAGGTTCTTTTTGATATTGCAATACATGCACATTGTAAGCTTGGCAACATGAGAGATGCAGTGGAATTGTTTCAAGAAATGAAGAGCAAGGGGTTGGCTCCTGACAAAATTCACTATACAAATTTGATCAGCGGGTATTGCCGCAAGGGAGAAATGTATAATGCTCAGAAGGTCTTTGCTGATATGGTGAAGGTCAATGTGGAACCTGATCTTGTTACTTATAATATACTTGCTGGCGGGTTTTGTAGGAATGGCTTTGTTAAGGAGGCATTTGACCTTTTGGATTACATGATGAATAGAGGCTTGAAGCCCAGCCCTCTCACCTATGCTGTGGCAATTGAGGGTCTCTGTAGAGGTGGCAAACTAAAGGACGCAGAAatactatttaaaatattagaagAGAAGGGAATTGCTCAGTGTGTAGTTCTTTTCAGTTCGATGGTCTATGGCTACTTAATATCAGACTGCATAGAAGAATCTTACAAGCTATTTCTCAGGTCCATTAGGGAAGGAATTCTAGTGGATGAGATTGCTCGTTGTAAACTTATAAGTGAGCTCTGTGACAAGGGGGATGTTGAGAGAGCTTCCATGGTATTTAAATTGATGTTACAGGTGCATGTTGCTCCAGATAAGATTTCCTATAACAGACTCATTGCAGCTTATTCTCAGGTGGGAGATTTGGCAAATGCTCAGTTTTGGTTTGAGGATCTGGTTAAACAGGGCCTTAATCCTGATGTTATTTTGTACACTACACTAATGAATGGTTACTGCAAGGCCAACCGCTTGGAAGAAGCCTGTCAGTTGTTTGTTGAGATGATAGAAAGAGGGATTAAACCTGACGTGATTGCATACACAGTAATGTTGGATGGTCATTTAAAAGAAACCTTGCGCAAAGGCTGGTTGAGCACTGATGAGGAAAAAAGGAAAGTTGAAATTAGGGCCAAGTATTCGAAACTATTGAAGGGTATGAAGGCTATGGAGATTGAACCTGATGTGGTGTGCTATACAGTATTGATTGATGGGCATTGCAAGATGAATTATCTTCAGGATGCTCTTAAACTCTTTTATGAGATGCAGGAGAAGGGTTTGTCTCCTGATGCCTTTACATATACTGCTCTTGTATGGGGTTATTGTAGCCAAGGGGAAGTTGTTAAGGCTGAAAACTTGGTAGAGGAAATGCTACATAAAGGAATAGAACCTGATACTCTTaccttcttggtcttgtatgagGGGAGCTCTAGGGCCAGAAGTTTGCAGCTTCAATAGCAATCCTTGGTTAATTTATATACAGCTGGTTTTTGAGTTAGGCTTCattaaactatcaagaaaatattgCAATATGGAGGAAAAATTTTTCAACTTTTCTCCTCTTGaaaatgatgtattatttttttatttagctTGGTTAGGAATTGAGTAAAGTTGTTGATAAGGAGCTGCTTTCATGATCTGATgaattattctttttaaaaattcTTATATTAATTTGTGTTACAGAGATGTATAACAGAATATGCCAGCAAACCTTCAGATAATTCTGAAGTTTCTTTTGCAGGAAAGCTGTGTCCAATATTAACATGTGCAgatcattaatttaattttattattgtcGATGTGAAATTAGGACCAAGGTGGCTTTGTTAGTTTTGCAGCCTAGGATTCTATGGGGATGATGCATTTCAACATTGAATTTGTCACTTTTGCCTCCTTTTCAGGTGCATGTGATTACCAATTGGCATTGGTAAAGCTGACTAGTTGCATATCTAAGCAAATTGGTTTCAAATTTTTCCAACACATACGCAACTTGTCCCTAGCCTCACCCTCTAGTGAGCGGACATGCAGATATTCTGTTCAGTTGTTAACAAAAATCTTTCTGATAATGTATATCAATTGAACTGGGCGCAATCATTCTTTCCTCTCTTTACAAAGTGGGAGTTGGAGATCTTCTCGAGGAGCACATGTAATAATAATCCGTTCCATGCCTAGTTGGTGTGAATCCTTATTGGCTCAGTTGGGTTTTCCTTTAAGGTGTTCTTTGAGAATTCTGCCTTTCA is a genomic window containing:
- the LOC105055265 gene encoding uncharacterized protein; the encoded protein is MLSYHRSKSLLKWPLGIPKIASFFEENPPITPNAPLFFSSATAALIRGSPSSIEAKPSSNSGGLTSLEVAETLQRMARKPDIALTYFNDSKVHGFRHDISTYSAIVRILCKLGRKKTLISLFSELILLNGDLGIEVSALFAALARGSNGSDSLVCVFDALIKAYSNCGKPQEAIDAFFELSKLSFVPKVRSCHFLMNFVAKDGDLEMVMAVYSQMKRLGMRPDAYTFTIVIKALCRSGELDQALDVLREMKETGIKPDVITYTTFIEGMCARGKSDLGYAILKEIAREGVHVDAIAYNKVINGLCKEMRLQEAEKLLEDMARQNVLPDACSYGCLIQGYCGTGNLVKALYLYEEMVSKGIGTNSIIVSFVLQCLCKLGMAFEAGEYFQRFKDSGLCLDEVLFDIAIHAHCKLGNMRDAVELFQEMKSKGLAPDKIHYTNLISGYCRKGEMYNAQKVFADMVKVNVEPDLVTYNILAGGFCRNGFVKEAFDLLDYMMNRGLKPSPLTYAVAIEGLCRGGKLKDAEILFKILEEKGIAQCVVLFSSMVYGYLISDCIEESYKLFLRSIREGILVDEIARCKLISELCDKGDVERASMVFKLMLQVHVAPDKISYNRLIAAYSQVGDLANAQFWFEDLVKQGLNPDVILYTTLMNGYCKANRLEEACQLFVEMIERGIKPDVIAYTVMLDGHLKETLRKGWLSTDEEKRKVEIRAKYSKLLKGMKAMEIEPDVVCYTVLIDGHCKMNYLQDALKLFYEMQEKGLSPDAFTYTALVWGYCSQGEVVKAENLVEEMLHKGIEPDTLTFLVLYEGSSRARSLQLQ